One window of Parambassis ranga chromosome 3, fParRan2.1, whole genome shotgun sequence genomic DNA carries:
- the LOC114433303 gene encoding COUP transcription factor 2-like isoform X1: MAMVAWRNTEGVGDAQGTLSSPVSQVPPLSLTGELTGHLNPVPSLEITQAAGAPQGGPPPNPSGTTAASTATTNNNSTSSSSSSSSSMDKQQSQQIECIVCGDKSSGKHYGQFTCEGCKSFFKRSVRRNLTYTCRANRNCPVDQHHRNQCQYCRLKKCLKVGMRREAVQRGRIPTQSYHGQFALTNGDPLQCHSYLSGYISLLLRAEPYPTSRFGSQCLQSNNIMGIENICELAARMLFSAVEWARNIPFFPDLQVSDQVALLRLTWSELFVLNAAQCSMPVHVAPLLAAAGLHASPMSADRVVAFMDHIRVFQEQVEKLKVLHVDSAEYSCIKAIVLFTTDACGLTDVAHVEGLQEKSQCALEEYVRSQYPNQPNRFGKLLLRLPSLRTVSSSVIEQLFFVRLVGKTPIETLIRDMLLSGSSFNWPYMPIQ; encoded by the exons ATGGCTATGGTGGCGTGGAGAAACACCGAGGGCGTCGGAGACGCTCAGGGGACCCTCTCCTCTCCGGTGTCCCAGGTCCCACCTCTGTCCCTAACTGGGGAACTGACGGGTCACTTGAACCCGGTTCCTTCCTTAGAAATAACCCAGGCAGCGGGAGCACCCCAGGGAGGACCGCCGCCTAATCCGTCCGGCACCACCGCCGCGTCCACCGCCACCACTAACAACAACAgcacctcttcctcttcctcctcctcttcgtccatggacaaacagcagagccaGCAGATCGAGTGCATCGTGTGCGGGGATAAATCCAGCGGGAAGCACTACGGACAGTTCACGTGTGAAGGATGTAAGAGCTTCTTCAAACGCAGCGTCAGGAGGAACCTGACCTACACCTGCAGGGCCAACAGGAACTGTCCCGTAGACCAGCACCACCGCAACCAGTGCCAGTACTGTCGCCTCAAGAAATGCCTCAAAGTCGGCATGAGGAGGGAAG CCGTCCAAAGGGGCAGGATACCCACGCAGTCCTATCACGGACAGTTCGCCCTGACCAATGGAGACCCCCTGCAGTGCCATTCCTATCTATCCGGGTACATCTCTCTGCTTCTGCGGGCCGAGCCCTACCCGACCTCCAGGTTCGGCTCTCAGTGTTTGCAGAGCAACAACATCATGGGCATAGAGAACATCTGTGAGCTGGCGGCCCGTATGCTCTTCAGTGCCGTGGAGTGGGCCCGAAACATCCCTTTCTTTCCGGACCTGCAGGTATCTGACCAGGTGGCTCTTCTCCGCCTCACCTGGAGCGAACTGTTCGTGCTGAACGCAGCTCAGTGCTCCATGCCCGTCCACGTAGCCCCGCTACTGGCCGCCGCGGGCCTCCACGCGTCACCCATGTCCGCGGACCGAGTGGTGGCCTTCATGGACCACATCCGGGTCTTCCAGGAGCAGGTGGAGAAGCTGAAGGTGCTGCACGTGGATTCGGCGGAGTACAGCTGCATCAAGGCCATCGTGCTGTTCACCACAG ATGCTTGCGGCCTGACGGATGTGGCCCACGTGGAAGGTCTCCAGGAGAAATCCCAGTGTGCTTTAGAGGAGTATGTGAGGAGCCAGTATCCCAACCAGCCAAACAGGTTTGGGAAGCTGCTGCTTCGCTTGCCTTCCCTCCGCAccgtctcttcctctgtcatAGAGCAGCTTTTCTTCGTCCGTCTGGTGGGGAAAACCCCCATAGAAACTTTGATACGGGACATGCTGCTGTCTGGCAGTAGTTTCAACTGGCCTTACATGCCTATTCAGTAG
- the LOC114433303 gene encoding COUP transcription factor 2-like isoform X2: MAMVAWRNTEGVGDAQGTLSSPVSQVPPLSLTGELTGHLNPVPSLEITQAAGAPQGGPPPNPSGTTAASTATTNNNSTSSSSSSSSSMDKQQSQQIECIVCGDKSSGKHYGQFTCEGCKSFFKRSVRRNLTYTCRANRNCPVDQHHRNQCQYCRLKKCLKVGMRREGTAVQRGRIPTQSYHGQFALTNGDPLQCHSYLSGYISLLLRAEPYPTSRFGSQCLQSNNIMGIENICELAARMLFSAVEWARNIPFFPDLQVSDQVALLRLTWSELFVLNAAQCSMPVHVAPLLAAAGLHASPMSADRVVAFMDHIRVFQEQVEKLKVLHVDSAEYSCIKAIVLFTTDACGLTDVAHVEGLQEKSQCALEEYVRSQYPNQPNRFGKLLLRLPSLRTVSSSVIEQLFFVRLVGKTPIETLIRDMLLSGSSFNWPYMPIQ; the protein is encoded by the exons ATGGCTATGGTGGCGTGGAGAAACACCGAGGGCGTCGGAGACGCTCAGGGGACCCTCTCCTCTCCGGTGTCCCAGGTCCCACCTCTGTCCCTAACTGGGGAACTGACGGGTCACTTGAACCCGGTTCCTTCCTTAGAAATAACCCAGGCAGCGGGAGCACCCCAGGGAGGACCGCCGCCTAATCCGTCCGGCACCACCGCCGCGTCCACCGCCACCACTAACAACAACAgcacctcttcctcttcctcctcctcttcgtccatggacaaacagcagagccaGCAGATCGAGTGCATCGTGTGCGGGGATAAATCCAGCGGGAAGCACTACGGACAGTTCACGTGTGAAGGATGTAAGAGCTTCTTCAAACGCAGCGTCAGGAGGAACCTGACCTACACCTGCAGGGCCAACAGGAACTGTCCCGTAGACCAGCACCACCGCAACCAGTGCCAGTACTGTCGCCTCAAGAAATGCCTCAAAGTCGGCATGAGGAGGGAAGGTACGG CCGTCCAAAGGGGCAGGATACCCACGCAGTCCTATCACGGACAGTTCGCCCTGACCAATGGAGACCCCCTGCAGTGCCATTCCTATCTATCCGGGTACATCTCTCTGCTTCTGCGGGCCGAGCCCTACCCGACCTCCAGGTTCGGCTCTCAGTGTTTGCAGAGCAACAACATCATGGGCATAGAGAACATCTGTGAGCTGGCGGCCCGTATGCTCTTCAGTGCCGTGGAGTGGGCCCGAAACATCCCTTTCTTTCCGGACCTGCAGGTATCTGACCAGGTGGCTCTTCTCCGCCTCACCTGGAGCGAACTGTTCGTGCTGAACGCAGCTCAGTGCTCCATGCCCGTCCACGTAGCCCCGCTACTGGCCGCCGCGGGCCTCCACGCGTCACCCATGTCCGCGGACCGAGTGGTGGCCTTCATGGACCACATCCGGGTCTTCCAGGAGCAGGTGGAGAAGCTGAAGGTGCTGCACGTGGATTCGGCGGAGTACAGCTGCATCAAGGCCATCGTGCTGTTCACCACAG ATGCTTGCGGCCTGACGGATGTGGCCCACGTGGAAGGTCTCCAGGAGAAATCCCAGTGTGCTTTAGAGGAGTATGTGAGGAGCCAGTATCCCAACCAGCCAAACAGGTTTGGGAAGCTGCTGCTTCGCTTGCCTTCCCTCCGCAccgtctcttcctctgtcatAGAGCAGCTTTTCTTCGTCCGTCTGGTGGGGAAAACCCCCATAGAAACTTTGATACGGGACATGCTGCTGTCTGGCAGTAGTTTCAACTGGCCTTACATGCCTATTCAGTAG